The Staphylococcus saprophyticus subsp. saprophyticus ATCC 15305 = NCTC 7292 genome contains the following window.
GGAGAAACATTTAAAACGATTACGATTGTACAATCCATTGTCGGTATTTGTGGTCTGATTATGGTACTACTCTTGAATGCTATTATTGGTTTGTTTTAACGCTAAAAAAGCAATTATCAAAATAAAGATAATTGCTTAAGACTGTCGATAAAGTCTCAGACTTTGTTGACAGTTTTTTTAGTTTACTTTATGTTCAATCGCTTTAAAAATGACAAATACTTCAAATTACAGCAACGTGTCTTTTCTTTCCATCAAACGATTATATTCTTCTAAATAAGTCTTTTCAGAATCAGAAGCTTTGTCATAAGCGTTCATCGCGCGATGCCATAATGGATAAATCGGTTCTGGTGTAGTTAATTCCGTAATTGTCTTAATTTCATTGCTTGTCAGCTGTAAATTATAAGAAGCAATATTATCTTGCAACTGCGCTTTCGTTCTCGCAGCTAATACAAGCGAATCAACATTAGGTCGATCTCTTAACCATGCCAAAGTGACTTGAGCAACTGACACTTGATGTTGCGTTGCAATTTCTTGTAACGTATCTATCAAATCATAAAATAACGCTGTATCTTTGACGTATGGTTCTGCCCAACCGTCACCTTGTCTAGTACCCGGTTCACCAGCCTGTTGTCGGTTAATCTTTCCAGTTAAAAGCCCTTCACCTAACGGAGACCAAATACTGTTACCGACACCTAATTCCTTACCGGCTGGTAGTAACTCGTATTCCGCTTCTCTAGATTCAGGTGTGTAATATATTTGTTGCGCAATAGGTGGCGCCATATGATTTGCAACTGCCAAGGTGTGCGTCTTCGCTAAAGCCCATCCGCTATAATTAGATACACCCCAATAACGAATCTTACCTTTTTGAATTAAATCATTCATCACTTGAATCGTCTCTTCTACAGGTGTCTGACCATCCCATAAATGTGTATAATACAAATCAATGTAGTCCGTGTTCAAGCGCTGTAAGGATTCATCTATAGAATGCTCAATATTTACACGCCCTGCACCACCATCGTTAGGATTATCCGTTAATTGAAATCCAGTCTTACTACTAATCACCATCTGATGTCGTTTATCTCTAATCGCTTTGCCTAATGCAATCTCGGAATCGCCTTTAGAATACAAATTCGCAGT
Protein-coding sequences here:
- a CDS encoding aldo/keto reductase — encoded protein: MDYTQLGNSGLSVSKYALGSIPFTGTNGFENAGGMSQDMTNHMIDYALDQGINQFDTANLYSKGDSEIALGKAIRDKRHQMVISSKTGFQLTDNPNDGGAGRVNIEHSIDESLQRLNTDYIDLYYTHLWDGQTPVEETIQVMNDLIQKGKIRYWGVSNYSGWALAKTHTLAVANHMAPPIAQQIYYTPESREAEYELLPAGKELGVGNSIWSPLGEGLLTGKINRQQAGEPGTRQGDGWAEPYVKDTALFYDLIDTLQEIATQHQVSVAQVTLAWLRDRPNVDSLVLAARTKAQLQDNIASYNLQLTSNEIKTITELTTPEPIYPLWHRAMNAYDKASDSEKTYLEEYNRLMERKDTLL